A genomic window from Methanomassiliicoccus luminyensis B10 includes:
- a CDS encoding NADH-quinone oxidoreductase subunit A, whose protein sequence is MLLDTYLPIAIFALVAVGFPAISFFASRYFRPTKWTALKADTYECGEVPIGEAQIQFHFQFYMFAIIFVVFDIITIFLLLWAVSFSGLGFDSKILMLAFFGLLLVGVFYALKKEERLWI, encoded by the coding sequence ATGCTCTTGGACACCTATTTGCCAATAGCGATCTTTGCATTGGTCGCGGTAGGCTTCCCGGCGATTTCGTTCTTTGCGTCCAGGTATTTCCGGCCGACCAAGTGGACGGCGCTTAAAGCGGATACCTATGAGTGCGGTGAAGTACCTATCGGAGAGGCACAAATCCAGTTCCATTTTCAGTTCTATATGTTCGCAATAATTTTTGTAGTCTTTGATATTATCACGATCTTTTTGCTGTTATGGGCTGTCTCCTTCTCCGGATTAGGCTTCGATTCCAAGATTTTAATGCTGGCATTCTTTGGCCTGCTGCTCGTCGGGGTGTTCTACGCACTGAAGAAGGAGGAAAGATTATGGATCTGA
- a CDS encoding TIGR04190 family B12-binding domain/radical SAM domain protein encodes MSREDLIFIHAPSVYDFRKESMFYGPVSDLVPSTPVFEMYPFGFTTMANQLYKDGYRVRIINLASMMLNDPKLDVEAYLSKLRADVFGIDLHWLPHAHGSLAVAEIIKNLHPASRTLFGGFSSSYFHEELIRYPQVDLVLRGDSVEPLMSPLMSALEKGSDLSDIPNLTWKKDGKAVVNDLTCVPEDLDYLDIDYGWIVRSVIKHRDLEGAKPFKDWDRYPITTAFTVRGCSQRCAVCGGSCGANRRVVGRSRPAFRSPEKVAEDVYNVQSYLNAPVFVVGDLRQNGDDYADRFFREAKRLGVDNHIVLEVFTPAPEDFFEKAASTFDRYSMQFSPDSHDEKVRYALGRRFDNAAMEKSISYALSNECQRFDMFFMIGLPEQTAESALNSADYVRHLYRDNKNDPRLFLYTSPLAPFLDPGSIAFEDPERFGYRLFARTLEEHRARLASPNWKDVLSYETRWLTRDQIAEVSYDAADRLNKVRAEVGLMSKEELESRERRSHDARLLMNEVDRAMGIKDPQEREGTLSRLKERADDLMESTICQKRELEWDSPGVLRSAPRVIKSLVFRRKSRSG; translated from the coding sequence TTGTCAAGGGAAGATCTGATTTTCATCCATGCTCCCAGCGTGTACGACTTCAGGAAGGAGTCCATGTTCTACGGGCCGGTCAGCGACCTGGTCCCCTCCACTCCGGTCTTCGAGATGTACCCGTTCGGGTTCACCACCATGGCCAATCAGCTCTACAAGGACGGGTACCGCGTGCGCATCATCAACCTCGCCAGCATGATGCTCAACGACCCCAAGCTGGACGTGGAAGCGTACCTCTCCAAGCTCCGGGCCGACGTGTTCGGCATCGACCTGCACTGGCTGCCGCACGCGCATGGCTCTCTGGCCGTCGCCGAGATCATCAAGAATCTCCATCCGGCCTCCAGGACGCTGTTCGGCGGCTTCTCGTCCTCGTACTTCCACGAGGAGCTGATCCGCTACCCGCAGGTCGATCTGGTGCTGCGCGGCGATTCCGTGGAGCCCCTGATGTCCCCCCTGATGTCCGCGCTGGAGAAGGGCTCCGATCTTTCCGACATCCCCAATCTCACCTGGAAGAAGGACGGCAAGGCTGTCGTCAACGACCTGACCTGCGTCCCCGAGGACCTCGACTACCTGGACATCGACTATGGGTGGATCGTCAGGTCGGTGATAAAGCACCGCGACCTGGAGGGAGCGAAGCCGTTCAAGGACTGGGACCGCTACCCCATCACCACCGCCTTCACCGTCAGGGGATGCTCGCAGCGCTGCGCGGTATGCGGCGGCAGCTGCGGGGCCAACAGGAGGGTGGTCGGCCGCTCCCGTCCGGCGTTCCGCAGCCCCGAGAAGGTGGCCGAGGACGTGTACAATGTCCAGAGCTACCTGAACGCCCCGGTGTTCGTGGTCGGCGATCTGCGCCAGAATGGCGACGACTACGCCGACCGGTTCTTCCGCGAGGCCAAGCGGCTGGGCGTGGATAACCACATCGTGCTGGAGGTCTTCACCCCCGCCCCGGAGGACTTCTTCGAGAAGGCCGCCTCCACCTTCGACCGCTACTCCATGCAGTTCTCCCCCGACTCCCATGACGAGAAGGTGCGCTACGCCCTCGGGCGGCGGTTCGACAACGCCGCCATGGAGAAGAGCATCAGCTACGCTTTGTCGAACGAATGCCAGCGCTTTGACATGTTCTTCATGATCGGCCTTCCGGAGCAGACCGCGGAGTCGGCCCTGAACTCGGCCGACTATGTCCGGCACCTGTACCGGGACAACAAGAACGACCCCCGCCTGTTCCTGTACACCTCCCCGCTCGCGCCGTTCCTCGATCCGGGCAGCATCGCCTTCGAGGACCCCGAGAGGTTCGGGTACAGGCTGTTCGCCCGGACCCTGGAGGAGCACCGCGCCCGCCTGGCCAGCCCCAACTGGAAGGACGTGCTGTCATACGAGACCAGGTGGCTGACCAGGGACCAAATCGCCGAGGTGTCCTACGACGCCGCGGACCGCCTGAACAAGGTGAGGGCCGAGGTGGGCCTGATGTCCAAGGAGGAGCTGGAGTCCCGGGAGCGGAGGTCGCATGACGCCCGCCTCCTGATGAACGAAGTGGACAGGGCGATGGGCATCAAGGACCCCCAGGAGCGCGAGGGAACGCTGTCGCGCCTCAAGGAGAGGGCCGACGATCTGATGGAATCGACCATCTGCCAGAAGAGGGAGCTGGAATGGGATTCCCCCGGAGTGCTGAGGTCAGCGCCCCGGGTGATAAAGAGCCTGGTGTTCAGGCGGAAGAGCAGAAGCGGCTGA
- the proC gene encoding pyrroline-5-carboxylate reductase: MSKKFGFIGAGNMAEALMKGMIAGGVATADELIASEVVAERRDYMAKSLGITLTADNVEVVREAKTIVLAVKPNIVGLVLDELKPLLTEEHLIISIAAGVKISFVEAHLNWGVRVVRVMPNQPCLVGASASGFALGKSAKKEDKDLVQKMLNSVGIAYAMDEKLLDAVTGLSGSGPAYVYLVIEALSDGGVLAGLPRDIATALAAQTVLGAAKTVLDTKGHPAQFKDMVASPAGTTIEGMKVLEERAVRGAFIDAVEAATKRSLELGKS; the protein is encoded by the coding sequence ATGAGCAAGAAGTTCGGGTTTATTGGTGCCGGCAACATGGCCGAGGCGCTGATGAAGGGCATGATCGCGGGCGGCGTCGCCACGGCGGACGAGCTTATCGCCAGCGAGGTCGTGGCCGAGAGGAGGGACTATATGGCCAAGAGCCTCGGCATCACCTTGACCGCCGACAATGTCGAGGTCGTCAGGGAGGCCAAGACCATCGTGCTTGCGGTAAAGCCGAACATCGTGGGGCTGGTCCTCGACGAGCTGAAGCCCTTGTTGACCGAGGAGCATCTCATAATCTCCATCGCCGCGGGCGTGAAGATCTCGTTCGTAGAGGCGCACCTCAACTGGGGCGTGCGCGTGGTCAGGGTCATGCCCAACCAGCCCTGCCTGGTGGGCGCGTCCGCCTCCGGCTTCGCCCTGGGCAAGTCGGCCAAGAAGGAGGACAAGGACCTGGTGCAGAAGATGCTCAACTCCGTGGGCATCGCCTACGCCATGGACGAGAAGTTGCTGGACGCCGTCACCGGCCTCAGCGGCTCCGGGCCGGCGTACGTCTACTTGGTCATCGAAGCGCTCTCCGATGGAGGCGTGCTCGCCGGGCTGCCCCGGGATATCGCCACCGCGCTGGCGGCGCAGACCGTGCTCGGCGCTGCGAAGACGGTGCTGGACACCAAGGGGCACCCCGCGCAGTTCAAGGACATGGTAGCGTCCCCGGCGGGGACCACCATCGAGGGCATGAAGGTCCTCGAGGAAAGGGCGGTCAGGGGCGCTTTCATCGACGCGGTGGAAGCGGCCACCAAGCGGTCCCTGGAACTCGGCAAGAGCTGA